The sequence below is a genomic window from Sneathiella marina.
ACTATTCCTGCTGTTTATCGGCTCCTTAACGGTTTCGTGCTCATCGTCCACTAACCAGAAAATTAATTCGACAGCTAATGAGTCCGTTGAATGGGTTGGTCAGCAATTTTCTGATGCCGGAAATTGGATAAGCAAGCAGTATTCCGACTTACTCACCGATGTTGATCAAGATATGCTTGCTGCTTCTACGAAACGGGCGGCGGCGACAGGTAAAGATCAAGTCTGGACGAGTGACGATGGTGAGGTCAAAGCCAATATCAAGGTTGTCAAAACCGAAAATGAAAAAGGTGAAATCCCCATCAAGATAGCAAGTGGTCGCCTACAGAAAATACCGCCTTTGAAACTGATCGACGCGCCATTTCGAATGTTGAAAAATGCCAACGTTCGAAGCGGGCCAGGAACAGATTTTACCGTCGTTGACAAGGCGCATAAAGATTCTGCCGTTATGGTTATCGGCAAGGTGCAAAATAGACCCTGGTACCTCGTAGGTGATGGCGAGGTTGCCAATGGTTTTGTATTTGAAAAACTACTAACAGCCATACCTGATACTGAAAGCAAGAACCTGAGCGTTGTAAAACTTGGTAATGATGCAAATTCAGTTCAGGAGGAAAATGTTGAGGCAGAATGGCAATGCAGGACAATTCAACAAACCATCAATCTGGCTGATGGTGAAACACAGGTAGAGAACGTAAGAGCCTGCCAGGTGTTGACCGGTTGGGAGATTAAGTATGGAATACGGACGGCTGATCTCCCGCAAGACTGAGGAAGTTCGATATTGCCTGAGCCGGTCCACCGGGGAAGCAATTTACAGAAACTGTTTGGAGTTGGAGTGTCATTCTCCTGTGCTGCCACCGTGGTATTTCGCAATTGGTACTGGATCCAGAAAACTTGGAGCCAACGGACGCCAGCAACCATCTCTCATTTAGTTCTATGTCAAACCGTCGCGATAGACCTTAACTTTCACGAAACGCGTGAACAATCTGATCTGACAAAGGTTTCATGAGATAGGACATAATCGTCCTGTTTTCAACTTCGATGAAGGCCTCAAGGGGCATTCCAGGAACCAGTTTCTTGCCATTCAGCTTGTCCAGTTCGTTCGAATCTATTTCAAGACGCGCTTTGTAGAAATTCTGTCCGGTCGCTTCATCAACGATCATATCCGCGGAGACACTCACCAATGTTCCTGCGAGGTCAGGTGTCAGGCGTTGATTAAAGCTAGGAAACCGGATTCTTGCGCCGTTCAGATTGGCTAGGCGATCAATATGTACGTTGGGGACCTTTACTTCCACAACGAGTTTATCTTTCTCAGGAACAATTTGCAGAAGCGTTTCTCCCGCGCTAACCACCCCCCCGACAGAATGCATTTTCAGCTCATGAACAGTTCCTGTGTAAGGGGATTTTATGGTATCGCGTGCCAGCCGATCTTCCGCCGCTTTCTGCTGCCCTTCAAGCTGGGCGATAGCGGTGTCAACCTGCTGCATTTCTTCAAGCGTTTCCGTAAGAAACTCTTCTTCCACATGCAGTTTTAGCAGGTTCTTTTCGCCAATGGATTCTTCCAATTGTGCAACCGACGATTTGAGCGCCCCGAACTCACCGGTCAACAATGCTTCTTGGCGTTGCAGATCGAGCAGGCGTTGTTTTGGTACCAGATCCTTCGCCCTTAAAATGCTGAGGTCACTGATTTGTTCCTGTACAATTTCGATTTCCTTAGATTTTGACACCAGCTGCAGTTCTATTCCGTCAATTCGGCTTTCAAACTGCTGAATTTGTTCATGCAATTGCTCCTTGCGTCCCTCAAGGACCTGCCGCCGAGCGTCTTTGAGAAGGGACTGTCTATGCAGTAATTCCGAAGTAAGATGTTCTTGAATTTGCGGATAGAGGCCGTTTTCGAGAGTGATTTCATCAAAGTTATCGCGTTCGGCAACTAGACGGGCGCGCCGGAAATACAGCTCGTTTAACTGATGTAGAATGCCGATGTGATGGGCTTCGTTTATGGTGCTGTCGAGAACAAACAATGTGTCGCCTTTTTCCACTCTGTCGCTTTCATTCACCAGAATGTCGCGAACAATCCCTCCGTCGCGGTGTTGAATACTTTTTCGACTACTGTCCACAACAACATGGCCCGTCGCAATAATTGCGCCGGAAATCTCTTTTGAGCCAACCCAGAACCCGCCGCCAACAATCAACAAAAATGAGGCGGCCCCCGCTATCCATAGATGCCGTAATATGCTTTTTGACAAATCTTTTTCCTGCGGTTCCTGCATTAGCCCGTTGCCTCCTTATTGATTGTAGACAGCAGCTGACCCATTGTTTCCTTCTTGGGGCCAAGGGCTGTCACTTCACCATTCTGGAGACAAAGCACTGTGTTGACTGCCGAGATCGCACAGGGGCGATGTGCAACAACCACGACGACTGATCCTCTCTCCCGTAGCGATTTGATCGTATTGGTCAAGGCAGTATCGCCGGCAGCATCAAGGTTGGAATTGGGCTCATCCAGAACAACAAGAAACGGACAGCCAAACACGGCGCGAGCTATAGCGACACGTTGGCGCTGCCCAGCTGACAGCAGGGAACCGGAGGAAATGAACTTGGTATTGTAGCCATCTGGGAGGCTTGTAATGAAATCATGTATCCCGGCCATTTGAGAGGCTTCAACAATACTTTCAGATTGCGCATCGTCTTTGAAGCGGGAGATGTTCTGGGCGATTGTTCCGTCAAAGAGCTGAACTGATTGGGGAAGGTACCCAATGAAATCTCCGTACCGATCTTCATCCCACTGAGTCAACCCGGCGCCGTCGAACCGAACCGTTCCTGCGAATTGACGTGCCGCCCCCACGAGCGCCCGTGCGAGCGTGGATTTTCCACTGCCAGATGGCCCGATTACCCCAAGCCCGTCACCGGCTTTAAGGGAGAAAGTCACCGATCGGATGATAGGTTTTGATAGATCAGGCACGCCCGCGGCAAGTTGGTGCACGTCAAAGGATTTGTTGGGCAAGGCAAGTTTGATCTTCTCTGTTGCGCCATCCTGATGCATTAGATATTCAGAGAGGGTTTTGATGCTTTGTCGTGCTGATAACAGGCTGCGCCAGTTCCCAACGGCCGATTCGACCGGCGCGACGGCGCGCCCTGTCATGATTGAAGCTGCGATCATGACACCTGCCGTAATTTCTTGCTGAATGACCAACCAAGCGCCGACAGCAAGCATGGCAGACTGCAGAATGAACCGAAGCGTCTTGATCGAGGTACCGAAGAAGAATGTAACGTCCGACCCGCGGCGTGCCGTGTTTAAAAACCGGGTATTCTTTCTGTGCCAGATATCAGCAAAAACTGTCGCCAGCCCCATGGCTTGGATCGCCTCGGCATTTCGCCGTCCCTCCTCAATTGCACTCAAACGGCTCTGAGTGGCAAAGCTTGTTTCTTTTGAAGGGTGTCTTGATAGAATCTCATTTAAACCAATAAGCACGCAAATCATCAACGCACCTGTCAGGGCAACGGCACCCAATGTACTGCTGAACAGGTATATGATGCCAAGATAGAATGGCATCCAAGGCAGATCGAATAGGGAAGCTGGGCCGTTGCCTCCGAGGAATGTTCTGATGTTATCGAGATCTTGTGTAGGTCTGACATCTCGTGATGTTTCACCACGATTCAGGGCGAGATTGTTTGACGTTTTATAGGCAATTGACGTGAGGTGATTATCTATTTTTTGACTTATGCGTGTAAAGATCCGGCCTCTGATAAGCTCCAAGAGACCGTATAGTGCATAGAGGGTTAAAACGATTATCGAGAGTGTGAGCAATGTCGGCACAG
It includes:
- a CDS encoding SH3 domain-containing protein, translating into MICRFFRNSLFLLFIGSLTVSCSSSTNQKINSTANESVEWVGQQFSDAGNWISKQYSDLLTDVDQDMLAASTKRAAATGKDQVWTSDDGEVKANIKVVKTENEKGEIPIKIASGRLQKIPPLKLIDAPFRMLKNANVRSGPGTDFTVVDKAHKDSAVMVIGKVQNRPWYLVGDGEVANGFVFEKLLTAIPDTESKNLSVVKLGNDANSVQEENVEAEWQCRTIQQTINLADGETQVENVRACQVLTGWEIKYGIRTADLPQD
- a CDS encoding HlyD family type I secretion periplasmic adaptor subunit encodes the protein MSKSILRHLWIAGAASFLLIVGGGFWVGSKEISGAIIATGHVVVDSSRKSIQHRDGGIVRDILVNESDRVEKGDTLFVLDSTINEAHHIGILHQLNELYFRRARLVAERDNFDEITLENGLYPQIQEHLTSELLHRQSLLKDARRQVLEGRKEQLHEQIQQFESRIDGIELQLVSKSKEIEIVQEQISDLSILRAKDLVPKQRLLDLQRQEALLTGEFGALKSSVAQLEESIGEKNLLKLHVEEEFLTETLEEMQQVDTAIAQLEGQQKAAEDRLARDTIKSPYTGTVHELKMHSVGGVVSAGETLLQIVPEKDKLVVEVKVPNVHIDRLANLNGARIRFPSFNQRLTPDLAGTLVSVSADMIVDEATGQNFYKARLEIDSNELDKLNGKKLVPGMPLEAFIEVENRTIMSYLMKPLSDQIVHAFRES
- a CDS encoding type I secretion system permease/ATPase; protein product: MVNTVFATYGRSPSNGMRQEQACVIDSEPAHPKPVLRNAFLSVKGAFIGAALISLLINVLMLTGPLFMLQIYDRVLSSGSVPTLLTLSIIVLTLYALYGLLELIRGRIFTRISQKIDNHLTSIAYKTSNNLALNRGETSRDVRPTQDLDNIRTFLGGNGPASLFDLPWMPFYLGIIYLFSSTLGAVALTGALMICVLIGLNEILSRHPSKETSFATQSRLSAIEEGRRNAEAIQAMGLATVFADIWHRKNTRFLNTARRGSDVTFFFGTSIKTLRFILQSAMLAVGAWLVIQQEITAGVMIAASIMTGRAVAPVESAVGNWRSLLSARQSIKTLSEYLMHQDGATEKIKLALPNKSFDVHQLAAGVPDLSKPIIRSVTFSLKAGDGLGVIGPSGSGKSTLARALVGAARQFAGTVRFDGAGLTQWDEDRYGDFIGYLPQSVQLFDGTIAQNISRFKDDAQSESIVEASQMAGIHDFITSLPDGYNTKFISSGSLLSAGQRQRVAIARAVFGCPFLVVLDEPNSNLDAAGDTALTNTIKSLRERGSVVVVVAHRPCAISAVNTVLCLQNGEVTALGPKKETMGQLLSTINKEATG